One window from the genome of Treponema sp. OMZ 838 encodes:
- a CDS encoding ribonucleotide-diphosphate reductase subunit beta, producing MIDNKTVLSRKKLFNETGDIEVHLRKMIGGNTTNLNDFNNMKYTWASEWYRQAMNNFWIPEEINMNTDVQDYRKLSPAEKTAYDKILSFLIFLDSIQTANLPNVGQYITANEVNLCLTIQAFQEAVHSQSYSYMLDTICSPDERTAILYQWKDDAHLLKRNKFIGDLYNEFQDDKSALALLKVAIANYILEGVYFYSGFMFFYNLGRNNKMPGSVQEIRYINRDENTHLWLFRSIIHELQKEEPQLFTPENNELFRSMIREGCEQEIAWGHYVIGDDIPGLTRGMVTDYIQYLGNLRCENLGFEPLYEGHREEPASMSWVSQYSNANLIKTDFFEAKSTAYAKSSALKDDL from the coding sequence ATGATAGACAATAAAACGGTGCTTTCCCGTAAAAAGCTTTTTAACGAAACAGGTGATATCGAAGTCCATTTACGGAAAATGATAGGCGGCAATACCACAAACCTCAACGACTTTAACAATATGAAGTATACGTGGGCAAGCGAATGGTATCGGCAAGCAATGAACAACTTCTGGATACCGGAAGAAATCAATATGAACACCGATGTTCAGGATTATCGTAAGCTCAGCCCCGCGGAAAAAACAGCCTACGATAAAATCTTATCATTCCTCATTTTTTTGGACAGCATTCAGACGGCGAATCTACCGAATGTCGGGCAGTATATTACCGCAAACGAAGTAAACCTCTGCCTTACCATTCAGGCATTTCAGGAAGCGGTACATTCGCAGAGCTACAGCTATATGCTCGACACCATCTGCTCCCCCGACGAGCGGACAGCCATCCTTTATCAATGGAAGGATGATGCACATCTACTCAAGCGGAATAAGTTTATCGGAGACTTATACAATGAGTTTCAGGATGATAAGAGCGCATTGGCTTTGTTGAAGGTAGCCATCGCCAATTACATTCTGGAAGGGGTGTATTTTTATTCCGGCTTTATGTTCTTTTATAACCTCGGACGGAACAACAAGATGCCCGGCTCCGTGCAGGAAATCCGCTACATCAACCGTGACGAAAACACGCACCTGTGGCTGTTCCGCTCGATTATCCATGAGCTGCAAAAGGAAGAACCGCAGCTATTCACACCGGAAAATAACGAGCTGTTCCGCAGCATGATCCGCGAAGGCTGCGAGCAGGAAATTGCGTGGGGGCATTATGTTATCGGCGACGACATTCCCGGCCTGACCCGCGGCATGGTTACCGATTACATTCAGTACCTCGGCAACCTCCGCTGCGAAAACCTCGGTTTTGAACCATTGTACGAAGGGCACCGCGAAGAACCCGCCTCCATGAGCTGGGTAAGCCAGTACAGCAATGCAAACCTCATCAAAACAGATTTCTTTGAAGCAAAGTCTACGGCTTACGCAAAATCTTCCGCGTTAAAGGATGACCTATAG
- a CDS encoding tetratricopeptide repeat protein, translating to MNAGKYATAIKRAKAIIAKNPRDTKAHYLLGKAYLADGRAELALMEFKTISKAVFESKAEEKEFRNLTAQLYERFQQHMEALAEYALLIKLDPQNAEYYYAIGQLFEQLNKTEQAIFHYRQAINLNSKHAAAHAALGLLLFRSKMMNEAKQEIATALKLEPDNTTALYYQGRLLRESKEYAQALASFEKAARNADLRQKCFTERGLCYLDANSLEKAAFEFDRALKLTTAKNSNPDTLRLRYAAAACYEKMRDLDRAIEQWEAIHTVMPSYKDVTDKLNQYRDLRSNDLMKEYLTVSTEAFLKLCKTVTEQAFALLVQSQKEIKQGCAIIALEDNSEKWMNVRKQPKLFIYSRDSDIIGDSFLRSLHEQMKAQGLVRVVVITSSGFSRAALSFAENRPFELIDKDKLESILKTIKGI from the coding sequence ATGAATGCCGGCAAGTATGCGACAGCAATTAAACGGGCAAAAGCCATTATAGCAAAAAACCCGCGTGATACAAAAGCCCACTATCTCCTTGGAAAAGCTTATTTGGCTGACGGCCGCGCCGAACTTGCTTTAATGGAGTTTAAAACCATCAGCAAGGCCGTATTTGAATCAAAAGCCGAAGAAAAAGAATTCCGAAATTTAACGGCACAACTATATGAACGTTTTCAACAGCATATGGAAGCGCTCGCAGAATATGCACTGCTGATAAAACTTGACCCTCAAAATGCGGAATATTATTACGCAATCGGACAGCTTTTTGAACAGCTTAATAAAACGGAACAGGCTATCTTTCATTATCGGCAGGCGATTAATCTTAATTCAAAACATGCCGCCGCCCATGCAGCTCTTGGACTGCTCCTGTTCCGCAGTAAGATGATGAACGAGGCAAAACAAGAAATTGCTACTGCCTTGAAGCTGGAACCGGATAATACGACTGCGTTATATTATCAAGGGCGGCTGCTCCGTGAATCAAAAGAATATGCACAAGCACTGGCTTCATTTGAAAAGGCAGCCCGCAATGCGGATCTTCGGCAAAAGTGTTTTACCGAACGCGGCTTATGCTATCTTGATGCAAACAGTCTTGAAAAAGCTGCTTTCGAGTTCGATCGCGCACTAAAACTCACAACTGCAAAAAATTCGAATCCCGATACATTGCGTCTCCGCTATGCGGCTGCGGCATGTTACGAAAAAATGAGAGACCTTGACCGCGCTATTGAGCAGTGGGAAGCAATCCACACCGTAATGCCGAGCTACAAGGATGTTACAGACAAGCTCAACCAGTATCGAGACCTCCGTTCAAATGATTTAATGAAAGAATACCTTACCGTCAGCACGGAGGCATTCCTCAAACTCTGTAAAACAGTTACGGAACAAGCCTTTGCGCTTTTGGTTCAGTCTCAAAAAGAGATCAAACAGGGATGTGCTATTATTGCATTGGAAGATAATTCCGAAAAATGGATGAACGTACGGAAGCAGCCCAAACTCTTTATCTATTCGCGAGATAGCGACATCATCGGTGATTCTTTTTTACGTTCGTTACACGAACAGATGAAAGCTCAAGGGTTGGTACGAGTTGTCGTCATCACCTCAAGCGGTTTTTCACGGGCTGCATTAAGTTTTGCAGAAAACCGGCCGTTTGAACTAATCGATAAAGACAAACTGGAGTCAATTCTAAAAACGATAAAAGGCATATAG
- a CDS encoding metallophosphoesterase: protein MKILCISDQIDPLIYSVNIKERYKDVDLVISAGDLPMEYLEFIVSSLNKPLFFVFGNHNLSALPYYHKNLRADASLQSIAEIRPEGYGSTYLGFTTRREGNVLFAGVSGSIRYNSDIGQYTEHQMKMQLLALVPRLIYNKLRYGRYLDVFVAHAAPFGIHDRPDPCHIGFKCFLWFIKKFKPRYFLHGHIHLYDLQAPRVTVYENTTVINVFSNYLLEFDTDQFTEQSN from the coding sequence ATGAAGATCCTCTGCATTTCCGATCAAATCGATCCGCTCATTTACAGTGTCAATATCAAAGAGCGGTACAAAGATGTCGATCTTGTGATTTCTGCCGGGGATTTACCGATGGAGTATTTGGAATTTATCGTTTCATCGTTGAACAAACCGCTTTTTTTTGTGTTTGGGAATCATAATCTCAGTGCATTGCCGTACTATCATAAAAATCTTAGAGCGGACGCCTCTTTGCAATCCATTGCCGAAATCCGGCCCGAAGGGTATGGTTCAACGTATCTCGGCTTTACCACACGCCGAGAAGGCAATGTACTTTTTGCAGGGGTTTCAGGAAGTATCCGGTATAATAGCGATATCGGGCAGTACACCGAACATCAAATGAAGATGCAGTTGCTTGCACTGGTACCGCGCCTCATTTACAACAAGCTGCGTTACGGACGATATTTAGATGTTTTTGTCGCCCATGCGGCGCCTTTCGGCATTCATGACCGTCCCGATCCGTGCCATATAGGGTTTAAATGCTTTTTATGGTTTATAAAGAAGTTTAAACCGCGCTATTTTTTACATGGGCATATCCATCTTTACGACCTACAGGCGCCGCGGGTAACCGTTTACGAAAACACAACCGTTATCAATGTATTTAGCAACTACCTGTTGGAATTTGATACCGATCAATTTACAGAACAATCCAATTAA
- a CDS encoding MATE family efflux transporter has product MQLKRFSLGPLHFYRQALGFAIPVMIQTFVQSLVSLIDNFMVGGLGDIKMSAVNITNQFTFLFLVTVGTFSETGGMFMSQFNGAKDASGMRQVYRFKQIMMLACAVLFTLFSFFFSRYILGFLVHGNQQAPEIVAEGQRYLHIILFTFIPIAFSTAIASSLRDIGKVKIIMYSAIISTLINTCGNYILIYGHFGAPRLEVKGAAYATLIARCAEVVLLLIYVHVKKPAFYVRITALWKVHWPLFMQMVKKLGLVFASDISWVGTETIVAALYNSRGGAEVVAGMAAGWTIANIFFLIFPVIFTCVRIIVGSSLGQNKLDEARKQARWFLSGFFIFGIFVGICEALTVFLIPVVFIRLSPASHIITRNLIWVIALYMPLWSYLNTQLAISRAGGDAQLGAWVDISVNSIVFLPVMIIFTYFTALSPVAMFGLAKLSDFFKLLIAGHQLKKERWVKNLTIA; this is encoded by the coding sequence ATGCAATTAAAAAGATTTTCGTTGGGACCGCTCCATTTTTACCGGCAGGCGCTCGGATTTGCCATACCGGTAATGATTCAAACCTTTGTACAGAGCCTCGTTTCGCTGATTGACAACTTTATGGTCGGCGGGCTGGGCGACATCAAAATGAGCGCGGTCAATATCACCAATCAATTTACCTTTCTCTTTTTGGTAACAGTCGGGACGTTTTCCGAAACCGGCGGCATGTTTATGTCCCAGTTTAACGGTGCAAAAGATGCCTCAGGGATGCGACAGGTCTACCGCTTCAAACAGATTATGATGCTCGCCTGCGCCGTACTTTTTACCCTTTTCTCGTTCTTTTTTTCGAGGTATATACTCGGTTTTTTGGTACACGGAAATCAGCAGGCACCGGAAATCGTAGCCGAGGGGCAGCGGTACCTGCATATTATCCTTTTCACCTTTATTCCGATAGCTTTTTCAACGGCGATTGCCTCTTCTTTGCGCGACATCGGCAAGGTAAAGATCATTATGTACAGCGCGATTATCTCTACGTTGATAAACACCTGCGGAAACTACATTTTGATTTACGGCCATTTCGGAGCGCCGCGGTTGGAGGTGAAGGGCGCTGCATACGCGACGCTGATAGCCCGCTGTGCTGAAGTTGTTCTCCTGCTTATCTACGTACATGTCAAAAAGCCTGCGTTCTACGTGCGGATTACCGCGCTGTGGAAGGTGCATTGGCCGCTGTTTATGCAGATGGTTAAAAAACTCGGGCTGGTGTTTGCCTCCGATATTTCGTGGGTGGGAACCGAAACGATTGTTGCCGCGCTGTATAATAGCCGCGGCGGGGCGGAGGTGGTTGCGGGCATGGCAGCCGGTTGGACGATTGCAAATATTTTCTTTTTAATCTTTCCGGTGATTTTTACCTGCGTACGTATTATTGTCGGCAGCTCGCTCGGACAGAACAAATTGGACGAAGCCCGCAAACAGGCGCGGTGGTTCCTTTCAGGCTTTTTTATCTTCGGTATTTTTGTCGGTATTTGTGAAGCTCTGACGGTGTTCCTTATTCCCGTTGTGTTTATTCGGCTTTCGCCTGCCTCGCATATCATCACGCGGAATCTTATATGGGTCATCGCGCTTTATATGCCGTTGTGGTCATATCTTAACACGCAGCTCGCAATTTCCCGCGCCGGCGGCGATGCGCAACTTGGCGCATGGGTGGATATCAGCGTCAACTCAATCGTATTCCTACCGGTGATGATTATCTTTACCTACTTTACTGCGCTTTCTCCCGTCGCGATGTTCGGCCTTGCAAAGCTGAGTGATTTTTTTAAGTTGCTCATCGCCGGTCATCAATTAAAAAAAGAGCGGTGGGTAAAGAACTTAACCATTGCGTAA